A genomic stretch from Solanum stenotomum isolate F172 chromosome 8, ASM1918654v1, whole genome shotgun sequence includes:
- the LOC125875094 gene encoding late embryogenesis abundant protein 6-like: MHSVKEKVSNAAAAGKEHVDILKAKAEEKAEKAVARTREEKRIAEEVRKAKEAEAKMELHQAKARHAAETLQSKQSHLIGPHGHHHGTHTVGVHQGQQNPVVGSTIPTTGTVAPTYPLGGYPPSHGHI; encoded by the exons atgcaCTCAGTAAAGGAGAAAGTAAGCAACGCAGCTGCTGCTGGTAAAGAGCACGTTGACATTCTCAAAGCCAAAGCCGaagaaaag GCAGAGAAAGCAGTAGCAAGGACAAGGGAAGAGAAAAGAATAGCAGAAGAGGTGAGAAAAGCAAAAGAAGCAGAAGCAAAGATGGAGCTGCATCAAGCGAAAGCACGTCATGCAGCGGAGACGCTGCAATCGAAGCAATCTCATCTTATAGGGCCTCACGGCCACCATCACGGTACTCATACGGTTGGTGTTCATCAAGGCCAGCAAAATCCAGTGGTCGGTAGTACCATTCCAACTACTGGTACCGTTGCTCCTACCTATCCTCTTGGAGGTTACCCTCCTTCGCATGGCCATATCTAA
- the LOC125875060 gene encoding aluminum-activated malate transporter 12-like, producing MEVMSGKNNSCCLNNGDVVEKIKRLGRLTCRKIWKVGKEDKRRVIHSLKVGISLSLVSLLYLMEPLFKGIGENAIWAVMTVVVVLEFTTGATLYKGLNRGLGTLLAGLLAFLIERIANESGHIFHAAFIGTAVFLVGAVTTYMRFFSHIKKNYDYGVVIFLLTFNLITVSSYRVDSVLKIAHERFYTIAIGCGICLLMSLFIFPIWSGEDLHLSTVAKFDGLAKSIEVCINEYFSDGNINQQEEKVRKYSMEMEDPIYKGYKAVLDSKSSDETLALYASWEPRYLRSCSWQQYVKLGTVLRHFGYTIVALHGCLQTEIKTPQSVRVLFKDPCNRLAREITKTLKELGDSIRNRRKYCPEIPSNHVHEALQDLIDVLKSQPRLFLSTNSNTNILLALATLATRQISGKDFVVSLPSANNDDPARFGLSHDLKEGDKKILRPTLSKNGITSLEFLEALPFAAFASLLVETVARLDLVIEQVVELGKVAQFKEFSHDDVVINVSCDNNPRVESEFPSSHTAAD from the exons ATGGAGGTCATGAGtggaaaaaataattcttgCTGCTTGAATAATGGTGATGTTGTGGAGAAAATAAAGAGGTTGGGAAGATTAACATGTAGAAAAATTTGGAAAGTAGggaaagaagataaaagaaggGTTATTCACTCACTAAAAGTTGGAATCTCCTTGTCATTGGTCTCCTTGTTATATTTAATGGAGCCATTGTTCAAAGGCATCGGAGAAAATGCTATTTGGGCTGTCATGACTGTGGTGgttgttcttgaattcacaACAG GGGCAACATTATATAAAGGGCTGAATAGAGGACTAGGGACACTATTAGCAGGATTATTGGCTTTCTTGATCGAACGTATTGCCAATGAATCTGGCCACATATTTCATGCTGCTTTCATTGGGACCGCAGTTTTTCTAGTTG GAGCCGTGACTACATACATGAGATTTTTCTCTcacataaagaaaaattacgACTATGGTGTGGTGATATTCCTCTTGACGTTCAACTTGATCACAGTGTCAAGCTATCGTGTTGATAGCGTGTTGAAGATCGCGCATGAGCGATTTTACACCATAGCCATTGGATGTGGTATCTGTCTCCTCATGAGCCTATTTATATTTCCAATTTGGTCAGGAGAAGACCTCCATTTATCGACTGTTGCTAAGTTCGATGGCTTAGCAAAATCAATAGAAG TTTGCATTAACGAGTATTTTAGCGACGGTAATATTAATCAGCAAGAGGAAAAAGTGAGAAAATATTCAATGGAAATGGAGGATCCCATTTACAAAGGTTACAAGGCTGTTTTAGATTCCAAATCATCTGATGAAACTTTG GCACTATATGCAAGTTGGGAGCCAAGATATTTAAGAAGTTGTTCCTGGCAGCAATATGTTAAATTGGGGACTGTTCTTCGCCATTTTGGATACACAATAGTAGCTCTACATGGATGCCTGCAAACTGAAATTAAG ACTCCTCAATCAGTTCGAGTACTGTTCAAAGATCCATGCAATCGACTTGCCAGAGAAATTACAAAGACGCTAAAGGAACTAGGCGACAGCATACGAAATCGTCGTAAATACTGCCCAGAAATCCCATCTAACCATGTCCATGAAGCCTTACAAGACCTCATCGACGTATTAAAATCCCAACCAAGACTCTTTCTTAGCACTAATAGTAATACAAACATACTATTAGCCTTAGCAACATTAGCCACTAGGCAAATATCTGGTAAAGATTTTGTAGTCTCTTTACCGAGTGCAAATAATGACGATCCTGCTCGTTTTGGACTTAGCCATGACTTGAAAGAGGGTGATAAAAAGATTTTGAGGCCCACATTAAGCAAGAATGGCATTACTAGCTTGGAATTTTTGGAGGCCCTACCATTTGCAGCCTTTGCATCTTTGTTAGTTGAGACAGTTGCAAGACTTGATCTTGTTATTGAACAAGTTGTAGAATTGGGAAAGGTAGCTCAATTTAAGGAATTTAGTCATGATGATGTGGTTATTAATGTAAGTTGTGATAATAATCCTAGAGTGGAAAGTGAGTTCCCCTCCTCCCATACAGCAGCAGATTGA
- the LOC125875084 gene encoding uncharacterized protein LOC125875084 — translation MSCSIAILNSISTPYFNKCCTRSLFNWNFGKNNKTDDKPQFTYHDLDLPFPPSLLTKTFLKGRELKCCYKASVDGFSATEFHNRSDFKGPCVIIGYTTKAFKFGAFNPEGYRSTDDYYDTFDAFLFYWDEDVEKPIMLPKVGGSGAALFDYARGGPQFGADGLLIGPPLAPVMGGFAGPDTNSGVGDLRQAKSRLGLSYAKRPDGKESLFGDESKAVIDEVLVFCSPQIASLY, via the exons ATGAGTTGTTCCATAGCAATACTAAATTCTATATCCACTCcttattttaataaatgttgTACAAGAAGCTTATTTAACTGGaattttgggaaaaataacAAGACTGATGATAAGCCACAATTTACATATCATGATCTTGATCTCCCTTTTCCTCCTTCCCTCCTCACCAAAACATTCTTGAAAG GAAGGGAACTGAAATGCTGCTATAAGGCATCAGTGGATGGATTTAGTGCAACTGAATTCCATAACAGATCTGATTTCAAAGGACCATGTGTGATCATAGGTTACACAACAAAGGCCTTTAAGTTTGGAGCATTTAATCCAGAAGGCTACAGAAGCACAGATGATTATTACGACACTTTTGATGCATTTCTCTTTTATTGGGATGAAGATGTTGAAAAACCAATAATGTTGCCTAAAGTAGGGGGAAGTGGTGCTGCTCTATTTGATTATGCTAGAGGAGGTCCACAGTTTGGTGCTGATGGATTGCTCATTGGTCCTCCATTGGCTCCTGTCATGGGTGGATTTGCTGGACCTGATACGAATTCTGGGGTTGGTGATTTAAGGCAAGCTAAGTCAAGATTGGGACTTTCTTATGCTAAAAGGCCTGATGGTAAAGAATCATTGTTTGGAGATGAGTCTAAGGCTGTTATTGATGAAGTTCTTGTGTTTTGTAGTCCTCAAATTGCTAGCTTATATTGA
- the LOC125875078 gene encoding NAC domain-containing protein 71-like — MAGISLPPGFRFHPTDQELVGYYLKRKTDELEIELEVIPVIDLYKFDPWDLPEKSFLPKRDMEWYFFCSRDKKYPNGSRTNRATNSGYWKATGKDKKVVCKPAVVGYRKTLVFYRGRAPLGDRTDWVMHEYRLCDDVSQGTHSFQGPFALCRVIKRKDNISSKTSDVHGATVFKQAECSSSIEGFTSTVALNEPLVLSDDMPTPATYVSGNSNYSTPINSPYKTTQVEDYDSANLWMSQNRVLDPSKECPQGRSISGNYPHVFSNSTSWQPSDQYDFTSSSSFLNFRGEVELSGDLSGYGNVSPFSVHGSYMEFYGNEDISYKGYNQNDLLGNPNLF; from the exons ATGGCAGGAATATCATTACCTCCCGGATTTCGTTTCCATCCAACTGATCAGGAATTGGTTGGATATTACCTGAAAAGGAAAACTGatgaacttgaaattgagttgGAAGTTATTCCAGTAATAGACTTGTACAAATTTGACCCATGGGACCTTCCAG AGAAATCTTTCTTGCCGAAACGTGATATGGAGTGGTACTTCTTCTGCTCTCGGGACAAGAAGTACCCGAATGGCTCGCGAACAAATCGAGCCACTAATTCTGGATACTGGAAAGCCACAGGGAAAGACAAGAAAGTTGTATGTAAGCCTGCAGTTGTAGGATACAGGAAGACACTAGTTTTTTACCGCGGAAGAGCTCCTCTTGGGGATAGAACTGATTGGGTAATGCATGAATATCGTCTCTGTGATGATGTTTCACAAGGCACTCATAGTTTCCAG GGGCCTTTTGCTCTTTGTCGTGTCATCAAGAGAAAGGACAACATTTCATCGAAGACGAGTGATGTTCATGGAGCTACAGTCTTTAAACAGGCTGAATGCAGTTCAAGTATCGAAGGTTTTACCTCAACGGTAGCCTTAAATGAACCCCTTGTCCTTTCTGATGACATGCCAACTCCAGCTACATACGTGTCCGGTAACAGCAACTATTCAACTCCTATTAATTCTCCCTATAAGACAACACAAGTAGAGGACTATGACTCTGCAAACCTCTGGATGTCTCAGAATAGGGTTCTTGATCCCTCAAAG GAATGTCCTCAAGGAAGAAGTATATCTGGAAACTATCCCCATGTGTTCTCAAACTCAACTTCATGGCAGCCAAGTGATCAATATGACTTCACATCAAGTTCATCTTTCCTGAATTTTAGAGGGGAAGTTGAACTTTCTGGTGATCTCAGTGGCTATGGCAATGTATCTCCCTTCTCAGTCCATGGAAGCTACATGGAGTTCTATGGCAATGAGGATATTTCATATAAAGGTTATAACCAGAACGACTTATTGGGCAATCCAAATCTCTTCTGA
- the LOC125875089 gene encoding glycine cleavage system H protein, mitochondrial-like yields MALRMWASSTANALRISTTNNIIAPSFSISRCFSTVIDGLKYASSHEWVKHEGSVATVGITDHAQDHLGEVVFVDLPDIGGSVSQGSSFGAVESVKATSDINCPISGEIVEVNTKLSETPGLINSSPYEDGWMIKVKPSSPSELESLMGSKEYTKFCEEEDSH; encoded by the exons ATGGCTCTGAGAATGTGGGCTTCTTCAACAGCCAACGCACTAAGAATCTCCACAACCAACAACATAATTGCCCCTTCCTTTTCTATCTCTAGATGTTTTTCAACCG TAATTGATGGGCTGAAGTATGCATCTTCACATGAATGGGTGAAGCATGAGGGTTCAGTGGCCACAGTTGGCATCACTGATCATGCTCAG GACCATCTTGGAGAAGTTGTGTTTGTGGATTTGCCAGATATTGGCGGTTCTGTTTCCCAAGGAAGCAGCTTTGGAGCTGTTGAAAGTGTCAAAGCCACCAGTGACATTAATTGTCCTATCTCTGGCGAGATTGTTGAGGTCAACACAAAGCTTTCTGAAACGCCCGGCTTG ATAAATTCGAGCCCATATGAAGATGGATGGATGATTAAAGTGAAGCCAAGCAGCCCATCAGAATTAGAATCTTTGATGGGATCGAAAGAGTACACAAAATTCTGTGAAGAAGAGGATAGTCATTAA